The genomic DNA gtgtgtgtgtgtgtgtgtgtgtgtgtgtgtataattttttattttttttggctgcgttgggtctttgttgctgcgcacaggctttctctagtcgtggcgagtgggggctactcttcctcgcggtgcgcgggcttctcactgcaatggcttctcttgttgcggagcacgggccctagagcgcacgggctttagcagttgtggctcgagggctctagagcgcaggctcagtagttgtggaccACGGgccagttgccccgcggcatgtgggatcttcccggaccagggatcaaacctgtgtcccttgcactggcaggcggattcttaaccactgcgccaccagggaagtccctctttatatattttggatattaacccctaaaAGCAAAAAATGTTAAGGGGACAAGCAAACACGCCCTTGTGTGGCCCCAGTACCAGCTATTGGTAGACACATGAACAGGAGCCAGTCTTGGAGCTAGTAAGTTTCTCATCTGAATTTTAAGTCTGTTATAAAATTATCTAAGCTGTGCATTGTATGGTTTCTTCTTACAGATCTTAAATCAACTGGAAGTGGTGAAAGAATTTCTGAGAAACAACGAGGATCTTAGAAATGGTCTTACAGAAGATATGCAGAAGCTAGACAGCCTCCACCAACAGCCTCAAAAACTGGATTCGAAGGAACCTAGGGCACAGACACCTGAAGGGAAGGCCTGAAGTGAGTTTAAGCATATGATGGTAAATAAGGACAGAATAGCCTCATCTCTTTAATGTCTGTTCTTTTAGGTAAGGCCATAACACACATAGTCTCATCTGAAGTTTCCCTATGTCCTTATTATTTGAAAGAAAGGACACTGAGCTTTGTGCTCTTTCTGATTGATGGTTCTCACATCTGTGAACTAGTTCAAGATAAACTCCCTGTCAGCTTTGTTCAGTCAAGTATACCTGAAGTCACTGGTCTAGTCTTAAATGAATCAACTTTATGACATAATCAAGAAGCATTTCAGCCCTAAAGTGATGCCAGTGATGCCTCACTCTTAGCCGTGGCATGAATAACAGCAATTTGTTTATATTCATAAGAAAAacttgttgggacttccctggtggtccagcggttaagactccgcgctcccaatgcagggggcccgggttcgatccctggtcagggaactaggtcccgcatgccacaactaagacccagtgcagccaaattaattaattaattaatttaaaaaatacttgttaaaATAAGTAACTATCttcagtattttactttttttcctcaaatgaagaaaattaaaacattttcttttattttaggtTGACCTTCAACAAAAATCAGGCATGTTCTGTGAAAGTCAGCCGGGTTTCCATCTCAGCcgtccttttctgtgcaaaagggAAAACTTACCCAAGTACTCCGCTCAAACAAAAAGgaatttgtgtcatcttttactGGACTTTCCTTTAActctttgggaattttttttttttttttacattcctaaTCTTGGTGTTATGTGATCTGTACCAGCCAAAAAATATTAGATACTCTTGTGCCAAACTTGCTGTCATCcgggcttttttgtttgttttttgggttttgtttttggtttggttttgctgttTAAAAGGTGAGATTCTTTTCTGGTCCTAAAACTCTTAACTGCTTAAACACTAAAGGCTGTGTTCGGCCAGGCCTGTGTGAAGGGCCACGCAGAGTTCTCTGCCCACTGGCATGCAAGTCCTGTGCCCACACCCTTGCCTGAAAGTCTCATTCATGAGGATGCCCAAGGGTGGGCTGTGATGTACATGTTGAGATATAAATCCTTTTCGCCAGcaggcaaggaaaaaaatgtgcccGAAAGGCCATTTTCTAGCCATTTCCAGTTAGTACAGAACTGTTACTACCTGTTTCTGGTAGCTTGAGGCAGTAGGACAAAGAGGTGGGCTGGAGAGCACAGTAACTTGACTGACCAAAGCAGGGGGAGGGCCCAGGCCAGTATCACAAGCAGGGATGTCCGGGAAAGTTTTGAGGTTGCTGGCTTGTTTATGGCACTCTTAAGAAAAGTCAGCCTTGGTGGCAGTCACAGCTCTTCCGGTTCAGTTATAACCTGAGTGCCGAGCACAAGGCCTGGCCCTTgcgtgctcaatgaatatttattaactgAAGGGTCAACTGATAGCTTAAAGGTATTCATAGACGCAAATGTTAGTTACACTGTTAACTAAGCCTTGTCCTTTGTTATGAGATTGAGGAATGAAACTTTAATATTCTTATGGAAGTTCAAAGACATCATTTTCTTTCAGCAAATTCACAAATTCATTCATACTTCCTTATTCCTTTTACCCAAAAAGTCATACACTTTTGACTTTGTCCTGTTTGTTTCCTAAACTGCAAAACCCCTGTCCCATTGTATGCAGTGATCTGTGGGATCAGCTGTACCCTCACCTTCCCCTACCTCTGCTCATTTCCAAAGCCAGCAGTACTGAACTGGGCCTTGTCGCCCCTGGACCTTGAGGGACAGAATTGCCACATTCCCCACTGCCTGGAGGAAGTGCTTCCGTTTCGAGCCCAGGTGAAGCCCTGCTCCTTTGCTTACTCAGCTGCCCAACAAGGATGTGATTTTtagagaatgggggtggggggatgcatTTTTACCCTGAAATGCATTTAATGTAGTTCTGTAAAACCTGGATGAATGCACATATGCCTGTGACTTCCTGCTTTCATCTTTCCTGCTACTATTTGGTCTTTaatcttacattttctttctcccttcatttcATGGAGTTCCTTTAGAAGACTTCAATAGTAAAGTaacaattttctttcatcttgcAACTTCCCGCAAACTAAGATACTCCATGAAATATTTCCTAGTTTCTACATGTAAGATAACAAAACttgggatcacattaaatcttgATTCACTAACCAATTTAAGATCTGATTTCTCACCTTAGGAACTTAGGATTATGAACACTTTCATTTCATACCTCTTGTATCTATTTAGCTTTCCCTTATCTACCCAAGAAACGTTTTATCAAGTATcaaccacatgccaggcactgaagTTGATGCAAATGGAGGATATGTAAGGTATGGACAATGATATGTGAGCTGTCGTCTTACTGGATTTATTGTCTGCTCTGATGAATTAAAGATActgttcagggaattccctggcggtccagtgattaggactcagcaCTGTCACTcaactgctggggcccgggttcgatccctggtcggggaactaagatcccagaaggcgggaggtgcggccaaaaaaaaaaaaagaagatattgtTCAGAAAACATTATTCTGGCaacatttaattacattaaaattgaaACGAAGATAGGAAGACATGCCTGGAGGGGGCTTTAAAGCAAACATAGCTTTAAAGCAAACACAGTTTTaagacttccatggtggcgcagtggttaagaatccgcctgccaatgcaggggagatgggttcgagccctggtccgggaagatcccacatgccgcagagcaactaagcacgtgtgccacaactgctgagcctgtgctctagagcccgcaagccacaactagtgagcccgcatgccacaactactgaagccggagcacctagagcccgtgctccacaaaagaagccactgcaatgagaagcctgcacaccacaacaaagagtagcccctggtcgccgcaactagagaaaagcctgcgtgcagcaacgaagacccaatgcagccaaaaatataataaatttatttttttaaaaaaactataattaaaaaaaatagcaaacataGCTTTAAAGGTTGATCCAGGGACATCAGCCCTGTGGGACTCTCTTCTACAGATCTGTGCACGTGGGCACAGGGCATGGACAAAAGAGAGAGGGGACTGGTTAATCACAGCACATCCATGCTACCGAGTATTATGCAACTGTTAAAAAGAAGGCTGCAATGCCATGATAGGGCATGACGTGTGAGACATTATAGATGGAAAAGCAGAATGTGTAACAATGCATAGCATGCTATAAAACTATGGTATTTTCAAAAAACTATGGTATTTTCAAGTAACAGAGGTCTGAAAAGTGTACTTTTCCCAAGCTTTTTTGCCATGTTACCACTGCCAAAGGAATTGGGGTCGAATTtggcttttctattttttgcacACTCGCGTATGACATTTTTACAACAAAGCTGCACTCCTGTAGTTTGAAAACTTTCCATTCAAATTTTGCATTTCAAAATAATAGACATAAATTCAAACTGCAAGACTTATATGTCACGTTTCCTGGAATATACTGTAGCCTCCATTTTTGCGGGGGTCAGCTCCACCTCCAGGGGCACTCGTGAGTCATCAGGGTCAGGAGAGGCCCAGGAAGTGGTTTCCTTCCCGCACAGGGCTTCATCATCTCTAAGTGCCTTGTCTTTGTCCAGCAATGTGATTTGTTCCCAGCCTCTCCCTGAGACACAGTATGAGGTTCATAGTTTTGaaagaattaaaggagaaaaatggttGTAGCATTAGAGTTGCAAAGATAAGGCAGTTCGTTGGATTTTAGTCTGGGCTTTGCCAGGAAGGTCAGAGGACCTAAAGAGGAAGATGTTACTTATTAAACTCAGTATAAAACCCAAATTCTGGGAAGTAACAAAAGTGTGTCAATAACAAAAGCTTCTGAAAAAATAACTCTGCctatttggaaaatgtttttgGCTTCATAAAGTAGTGGTAGAGACCTGTAGACAGTTTTAAATTGCCAAGACCAGAAAGAATTATGTTTGAGAGTTTGGGGAGattatgaaatgattattacCCTAATGATTTGAAGGGtgtgtttttattaaattattaatcacTTACATGGTTTTAAACACTAATATCCTAGGCAACAAAGGGTTAGAGCTCTTAGCTGGGTGGGCATGCTGCAAATTAGGTCCTGTAAGTGGAGCATTGCATTAGAATGGAGGTGTTGTTGCAATCTTTTGGATATTTGCTCTAATCGTTTTGCCCTCTAAAAATGTAGAGTGACAGGAAATTATCAGCAGGGATTACCTATTTTCCCCTTACCAGGTTAATTAGAAACGTACCTGCTCTGATATGTCTTCAACAGACAGTGGCCTTTTACTGAAATACAATAGTCaaattacaaaatacattttgtaaaacaaatctaaaaatgCATTAATTTCCACTCATGTAAGAGCAAAGGgggaaaatctttaaaattttaataaaaatctcgATACAAGGTTATGATTCATTTCAGAACTTTCagaactgctttttattttatgatagTCTGAACTATCTAAAATATTATGAGCTACCACCTATCTTCCAGAGacttttttcctgcttctcaAACCCATCCTCTGTAATATATGCATGTTTGTAATGACCACAAAACTGTAAACTGAGCATTTTGTGACATCTCTTGGGGAAGGTGGGCGATGACCTTACATGATTTATTACTTTCTACTGAGTTTCAGGAAGGCAGGAGAGTTTTTATTTCAGAGCCACGTGTGGTAGGCAGtctccaagatggcccccaatgatccctgcctcctgctATTCCCACCCTTGTGTTGTCCTCCCACAGCGTACCAAGGTTGGTCCATGTGACCAAGAGAACACAGCTGAAGTGATGGTATGTCACTTCCCAGATTAAGCTATAAAAGACTATGGCTTCCATCTTGGGCTTTCTCTCTTTTGGAACACCTCTGGGGGAAGCCATGTTGTGAGCAGCCCTATGGCCCACATGACAAGGAACTGAAGCCTCCTGCAAACAACagtgtgagtgagcttggaagtggctCCTCCAGCAAGTCTTCAGAGACTGCAGCCCCAGCAGACAGCTGAGACCCGAAGGCAGAAGCACCCAACTAGGCCCCTCCCTGATTCCTGGCCCTACAAAATTGTGCGAgatatttaagtttttttaagctaagtttgggggtgatttgttacacagaaatagaTAACTCATACACTGTCACTTTCCAGTTTGTTTTTCCCCCTGTATGCAGAATGTGAAATGCAGAAACTGCCTACAAAGAGGACTACTGCTTAGATGCCACAGAAGGTAAAGTTGTGCCTGTCTTGTCCAAAACCTGATGTATTCAGAAAATTTCAGAGTTGTTTTCAATATCTTTGCATTTGAAATCTTTAACAAAAGTAGGGGTTTTGATCACATACATGGGGGTTCCCCAGTAGACCACCCTGGAACTTCCCGCATTCTCCAGAGGGAGGGGGGATTGGGGGTCAAATCCTGAAGGGCAGCCTCTGCTGCAGAGGTAATGGCCTTACACCCAAAGCCCCacccttctcttttccctcctcatGCTCCCAAGCAGAGTCCTTTAGCACCCATAGGATTCCTAGGGGGGATACCCTGGGCTAATACTGTTTACCActgaccctcaccctcacccctaGCTACAGTGCAACACAGGGTGATAGGTTCACCACCTTTACAAACTGTCAGTTCCCCCATTTTTAGGcatgaggaaaagaggaaaagataatgatcttgtttttattttctgtttacctAGAATTCAGGGTTGACGGCCACTGACCTGAGTTGTTTATTTATCCTGATTCCATTGAAGGTTCTGTCATTGCTCCCGGTCACCAACAGATTCTAGGTTCTCTTGTTAAGTACTCCTTAAAAGTCTGAGCTGGatttcactgaattcatttaaaCCTCCTTGGAAGTATTTCCCTCAGTAGAAGTAGCCCTTGGAATTTTTTGGTGTACAAACATTGTGGCTTATCCGGCCCGGACACCCGAAACAAGTAACAAAAGCATGTTCCCaggagagcttaaaaaaaaataaattagctaAGTTGAAGTGTCTTTCGTTCAGCCTTCCTCCCCTACATAAACTAACCCTCGAGTTGCAGGTCCCGTGGAGAGGAAGACTAGCCAATCTACCCTCACCTTCTAAAAACCATTTTATTTCCCTGTCACGAAGTAAACAACACTCAACAGCTTCAGTTCTGTGCTATTTGCCATTTTTTATTAACAGAACTGCAGGTTTCAATCAGATTCGCACTGTTTCAGAGTCAAAACCAAACTTTTTATCGATCTTTTCTTTAGGAAGAACAGTTCAGTGCTTGCAAGCTGCAAAGATTTGATAGGGCCCTCTCAATCATGTTCTGGGGTCAGCGGATCGTAGTCGGTGACCTCCAGGCAGTCGCCGTCAGTCACAGGGTCTTcagctgcgggggggggggggtagcgGGGGTAGCGGCGGTAGAGCCGGGAGAGGCGATAGAGGCAGCAACGGCTGTGGCCGCCGTGGCGCCGCCGTAGTGATAGATCAGATAGCGGCACCCCTGCACACTGCACCACCACGTTGGTGCTGTGACACGCTATCAGCAGCAAGCTGCGAGGCCGTACGAGGTAGACGAAACGCATGAAGACCATCGAGTATAAGATGAACGCCGTCGTCACGCGGCCGCTGATGACGTCCGGCGGCGCCCACATGTCCTTGATGGCAGCCAGCGGGATGCCCCAGTTGGCCACTGGACCCCAGAAGTGCGTGCTGGTCACGTAATCCCGGAACTCGTGGTCTTCACGATCTCCACCGCCCTCCGCCACAGTGCCGCCACCGCCGCCATGATCGCCGAGCCGTGGGAGCGTCAACGGATGAACAGCCTACCGACAACGAGGTGGAGCGCAGAGCCCGGAACCGTTGATTACCCTGCGTCGGCCCGGAACCTCCGCCTTCGCGCGGCGGCCGTAAAGCGCGCTAGACAGCACGTGCCGCTGTCCTGCGTAGCTTTGGGGGCGGAGGCGCGGCCTCGCCCTCGTGCCTTCACGTTTCTGCCGTAAAGTGCACTAGATGGCACGTACAGCTGTCGTGCCTGTCTTTGGGAACGTGAGGCGCAGCCTCGCCCTCGTGCCTTCGCGTGACTGCCGTaaagtgtgtatgcgtgtgcTTCTAAGTGAGGGTGGGCTCACAGCCTCGTCTTTCGCTCCTCGTCGTGCTGCGGCCGCCTGAAAGCTCCTCGCCCAGGGAGGCGAGGTTCCTGCTGACTGCTTCTCAGCTACACAGGGGGAAACTGTTCTCTCCAGTCTGTGGACAGCGTTGACTAGATGTTGATACAAAATTCTTCAGCCAGGTACAGAATTTTCTTTGCACAATTTGCCCGAGTATTGCGAAGTGACATTTCAcctctaaatatttcagcatcTGGCTCTTCacaaggacattctcctacaAACCACAGTACAATAATCCACTCAGATACTTAACATGTAGTACAGTACTATCATCTAATATGCAGTGCATATTTAAGTGTTATAgttttatggcttttttttttctttattgttggaAGGGGGAGATCCAGGATCCACTCAAGATtcacatttagggcttccctggtggcgcagtggttgagagtccgtctgccgatgcaggggacacgggttcgtgccccggtccggcaaaatcccacatgccgcggagcggctgggcccgtgagccatggccgctgagcctgcgcgtccggagcctgtgctccgcaacgggagaagccgcaacagtgagaggcccgcgtaccgcaaaaaaaaaaaaaaaaaaaaaaaaaaaaaaaagattcacatttagttatcatttcttttacattaatCTAGAAGAGTTCCCCCCAGcggttttttgtcttttgtaacattgatatttttgaaaagtacaaGTCAGTGTTTTTTCAGAATGTCCTTAATTTGGATTAGTCTGTTTTCTCTTAAAtgttttttggcaagaatactacaCACGTGTGGTTGTGTCCTTAGTGCATCACAGTGGGAGGCACGTGATATCACTTTGTTCTATTATTGGTGATAGTTTGATCATTCAGTTGAGTTGTCTGCCggatttctccattgtaaaggACCTTTTCCTCTATGTAATCAACAGATAATCCAAGGGGAGCCTCTTATGAGAGTGTATGGATAAGTCTTTCACCTAATAGTTAATATACATTGATGAAAATTCTTAATGACAAAACTGATGACTCTTTTCCCAGTGTTTTCTACCTTTTCCAGTAAAAGTAATGCGTTGAAAAGTAATTAAGTATACATTGAAATATTAATACTTTAAGTAGTGATTTATAAACAAGCccattatacttttaaaaattaatacattcatTATCTATGTTCATTTACATCTcagatgttttatatatacagcTTTAAAATGTACGGTATAGCCATTGTTCAAAAGGAAAGCAGCATCATTTTCATATAACCCTTTTAAAGCACTGGGCTTCCAAATATCAATGACCGGTATACTGGTGTGAGTCAGTTAAGTATACATTTGAATTAATAAATCAGCAAGCATGAATTAAGTGACATTTTAGGCCTACCCTGCCAGATGCTCCAGTGTCCTAAAAGAAATGTCCACAAGAAGCTATCAGTACTTGTAGATCGTCTCACATAGCTTGTTACTTGATTTTGAttacctattgctgtgtaacaaatcaccctaAAACatagtggcttagaacaacaacAATCCTTTATTTTACTTAAGAGATTTGCAATTTGGGTGGGACTCAATGGAGACAACTTATCTGCTCCTATCATGGCCAGCTGGGGCAGCTCAGCTTGACACTGGAAGATCCACTTTAAAAATGATTCACTAACAAGGCTGGCAAGTTGATACTGGTTGTTGACTGGGAACTCAGCTGGGACTATTAAAGCTGCTTgcgcttcctcacagcatggtgccTAAGAACAGGTGTAACAAGAGAATCAAACAGAAGctatgtggtaggcagaattctaaaatgaCCCCTGCCCTTGCATAATCTCCTCCAGGTGTGGGCAGAACCTATGAATATGATTAGATATCACTCCCATGATTATATGACAGAAGGGAATTTGCAGATACAATTAAGGTCCCAAAGCAGCTGACCTTAACATAGGGGGATTCTCTAAGTGGACGTGACCTAATCACatgaggtgttttgttttttgtttttggcttaagacaacagaagtttattttctcacagttctagagactaAAAGTCCAAAATTCAGCAGGGTCACGCTCCCTTTTGGGGCTGCCTCTTCCATCTTCTGGTGACTAcaagcattccttggcttgtggccacaatACTCCAGTCTTGGCCTCCATGGTAACAttgcctcctcctcttctgtgtgtCTTCTCTCTGTCACATGAGCCATTTGAGTGTGGGTCTGGAGGTCAGAGACGGAGAAAGTCAGAGATTGAAAGTGTGAGAGGGATTTGACCTGAGGGAGATTCTCTATAGCTGGCTTTGAGCGTGAAGGGGGCCACGTGGCAAGGAATTTCGGCAGCCTCTATGAGCTGAGGGCAGCCCCAGCTGAGTGCCAGCAAGGAGAGGCAGACCTCAGTCCTGCAGCCACAAAGAACTGAATTCTTCCAACGGCATGCATGCCTtttgagaccctgagcagagaacctaGCCATGCTGTGCCTGGAATTCTGACCTACAGACTGAGCTAATACGTGGGTGTtctttcaagccactaagtttgtgataatctgttgtgcagcaatagaaaactaatataagcTGTATTTATTGGCTTTTATGATCTAGCCTCGGAAGTCCCATAACATAACTTTCTCCAGACAAAAGCCCACCCAAACTCAACGAGAGCAGACATAGACCCACCTCTGTAAGGCAGGAATGTTCAAAATCATACTTTTTAAGAAGAGCATGTGGGATGGGAAATATTGTTGGACCACCTTTGGAAACTACAGTCTACTATATTCTTTAACTTGAAATCACATGACTATAGAACATTGGATCTCACGGATTGTCTGTACAATAGGGATGATAGTGGTACCTACCTCACAGCAGTATGGTGAGGTTTCAGTGTGTTCGTCCATGTTCAGTGCTTAATATAGGGCCTGGTGTATAAGAAGTGCTCAGTGAATTTTACCTGTTATTATTATCGTCCAATCCAACCCTCTCAGTTTACAAATAAGGCAGGAAGCTTTAAGGAATTGTGTCATTTGCCACGGTGACTCGGTGAATTCATGGTAGACCAGGATTAAGATTTCCTTCTCTCACTGTAATCCTCTGCACAAATCACTTTAACGTCTGATGTGTTTCTGTCTTTCCAACTATGTTGTAAGTTCCCTTAGGCCAGCCAAAGTATCACCGAATGAAATATTCCTTCTCCCCACAAGCCTTTCTAATGTGTTGACTGGATTTGGCCCAAATTGAACAAGACAAGATCTGCCTGTTCAGAGGGGCATTTTAAAGCTAGAGAAACGGAGGTACAGACAACGGTACAGGCAACGTTTAAGTGACTTTCCTGGTAGATTCCCGGCTGGTAGATGCCTGGCTAAATATAGTCTTTGTGTAAGGTTTGTGCCTGGCAGATATTTGTTGGTTGTTACAGTTGCAATGAATGGCCCAAATGGAGGGTAAGACACTGAATGGAACTTGGGGAGACTTGAGAAGGATACAAGGCTAGGAATGGGCAAAGCTGTAGAGAATCCTACCTGGCAAAGATAGTGACAAAACAGTTTTAGGATTAGAGAACATCAGTAATGCTGTCCTGGGATTACCCTTCCCCACAGGGAAATTAGGCTGCTGTATATTTCACGGTATTTTAATAGATGAGCCTAAGCAGTTAAaggtttattattattgataGTATTTCTTTACCATTATTATCATTTCTACTCTCTGTGCCAACATAAAGCTCTCAGGGCCCACTGTGTGGCTCCACCTTGAGACACATGAACATGGAGGGCAAGTTCACTGTCATCTTTCAAAGGAAAACGCTGGGAGAAGACTGGCAAATACTAAGATTCCCAACTTTCCCCAGTCTACTGAAAACTTGCCCTCGCATACTTTCTTCTAACGAAGATTCCAGGTTTACAGGTCTCATGACATTTTGCTGGACGTTAAGGATCCGGACCCACGTGACCACTCAGTGAGTTCCAGGGCACTGGACCATGGAGAGCAcaccttttgattttaatttattttctttttaacttcttattctgaaataatttcacattcacagaaaagtttaaatagtttaaaacaaGAATGACAAAGCAAGAAGTGTGAAAAGAACTCATGTATATCCTTTGCCGAGATTTACCAACTGTTAACATTCTGACACATTCGCTGTATGGTTTTCTTTGCCCCTAAGAACTTCAGAACTTCAGTGTCTTTTTCCTAAGCATGCAGACGCTTGTGGACTTTCTCTTACGTTACCGCAATATACCCATCAACAGCAAGGCATTTACCATTGATACAGTACTGTAATCTACAATCCTTATTCACATTTTGCCAATTGTCCCAATAAATGTCCTGTGTCACAATTTTCTGTTTCCAGTCCAGGATGCAGACTGGGGTCACGCATTGCATTTAATTGTGATGTCCCTGTAGTCTCCTCTAATCTACAACAGTTCCTCCGCCTTTCCTCAGcattcatgaccttgacactttagAAGCATACAGGCCAGTGGTTtgatagaatgtccctcagtttgggttcCCTTGATGTTTTCTCACGACCACGTGCAGGGAGTTCATGTTTGGCAGGAGCCCCGCAGAAGTGACATCCTGTGCCCGGCGTGGCACCTTACCAGGCACATGATGGCCATTAGTGAGACGAAGGTGGCCTTCTGGTGACTAGTGAGAGCAAGGTAATGTTCACTAGGTCTCTCCACTGTAAAGTcagtatttttccctttgtaattcatAAGTAATttgtggggagatactttgagactatgtaaatatctatttcctcatcaaatattttagcatccattgatgattcttgcctgaatcaaGAATTACTgtaatgggagttccctggtgggccagtggttaggactcggcgctttcactgccgtggcccgggtgcagttcctggttggggaactaagatcctgcaagccttgcAGTGCGGCCCGAGGGGTGGTGGGAAAGGATTACTGTAATGATGACAGcatttaattaatgtatttatttttggctgcgttgggtcttcgttgctgcacgcaggctttctctagttgcggcgagcaggggctactcttcgttgtggtgcgcgtgcttctcactgcggttgcttctcttgttaaggagcacgggctctaggtgcacaggcttcagtagttgtgactcgcaggctcagtagttgtggcttgcgggctctagagcacaggctcagtagttgtggcgcacaggatttgctccgcggcatgtaggatcttctcggaccagggctggaacccatgtcccctgcattagcagggagattcttaaccactgcgccaccagggaagtcctagcagtttagtttttaaatgattttctgtcttgtggtttaaaacaaaaatcagagatTGTATTTCATTAGAGCTTCCCTGGAATGCTGGCcaacatttataaaacataagACTATTCCT from Lagenorhynchus albirostris chromosome X, mLagAlb1.1, whole genome shotgun sequence includes the following:
- the MPC1L gene encoding LOW QUALITY PROTEIN: mitochondrial pyruvate carrier 1-like protein (The sequence of the model RefSeq protein was modified relative to this genomic sequence to represent the inferred CDS: inserted 3 bases in 2 codons): MAAVAALWRRAVEIVKTXEFRDYVTSTHFWGPVANWGIPLAAIKDMWAPPDVISGRVTTAFILYSMVFMRFVYLVRPRSLLLIACHSTNVVVQXVQGCRYLIYHYGGATAATAVAASIASPGSTAATPATPPPPQLKTL